GCTTGTTTGACGAAGTCGTCAACCGTTGATCTTCTCCAAAATCTCATACCAATTAACGCTGCCATCCTCACTTACGTGAGTTTGGTAGCTTCTATTGAAAGCATCGACATAGTTTGCTAGCAATTCTCTGGCTTCCTCTCTTACATTGGCATCCTTCAAGCCCTTGAGTATACCTTCCATTATCCATCTTTGCGTCTGGGGTTCTCCACCGTTAATCCATGTCCAGAAGTCTTTGCCGACTTTAACTACAGCAAAGTTGTCTAAGGTGGTCAGGTCGTGATTAATGCTGGTTTCTCTTTGTATTCCTACGGCAATGTCATACTTGTCGGTCATCTCATCTGGTCTGCCATAGATGATGCCGACTACGATGCCGTCGTAGTCTTTGCCATATCGAGCATAAATCTCTTTGAAGGAGTTGTTGAGGTTCTGCGCCTGACCGAGCTGAATAGTCCATCTTCCGGCCTTTAATGAGACTAAATACAGCTTGCCGTCGATGTTCACGATGTGGTCAATGTCACTGAAGATGGAACCTTCGTAAGGACGGGTAGACCTCCTAAACTTGGCGTCTAGCTTCTGTGTCCCAAATACGCGAGGAAGAATCTTCTCGTCCATCAATTTGCCGAAGCCTGTGTTGTGGCCTGACATGAGATGCCCCGCCAGAAGTAGGGAGCCTAGGTCGGCGAAACCGTCCGCGTGGTGCAGCTCGTACAGAATCGGAATCAGGAAAGGGTTGACCGACATAGTGTCGTGCATCTCGCCGCGAAGCTTCCCAAGGCGCTGTCTCGCCCACCACACCGTCTCCTGTGCCACTGACTCAACAATTTGTTCCCTAGTTCGCATCGTTCTGGATCCTACCTTCTAATTTTGGAATCTGGACAATGATTACACATAACTCAGCGAAGGTTGAAGGATAGAAGGCAATGTTGTTTTAGATCACGCCCTAAACTAACACCGAAGAAGTGGAAGTTTCTTCAGTATTTCTGTATGGATAGGTTCGGTTTTCTCCTATCCATACACTTGTTAGAAATAATTTAAACTCTAAACTGACATGACAGAACTAGAGCCCCCGAGGAAGACGAGAAAAACGACCCCTAAAGAGAAGGCTGTCCTCACCCCTTCTAGCCCTCTCCAACGAGGTCAGCGTGTGGGCTATATCCGAGTCAGCACCACCAACCAGAACACCGACCGCCAGTTGGATGGAGTGGAGTTAGACCGTGTATTTACCGACAAGGCTAGCGGGAAAAACGCCGACAGAGACGCACTCAAAGAACTCCTTGCTTATGTCCGCGAGGGTGATACAGTGGTGGTTCATTCGCTAGACCGCTTGGGGCGCAGCTTGGGAGACCTCCTGGAACTCGTCTCTCAGATTACAGGGAAGGGAATAACCGTCCGTTTTGTACAGGAAGACCTCGTTTTCTCGCCTGACACCAATAACCCTATGTCCAATCTTTTGTTAGGGGTTATGGGTTCTTTCGCGCAGTTCGAGAGGGCTGTCATGTTGGAAAGACAGCGAGAAGGCATCCAGAAGGCCAGGGAGCAGGGACGTTATCAAGGCCGGGTTTTGGCCCTCTCCCCCGATCAGGTTGAAGAACTGCGAACCCGCGCCGCCAACGGGGAAAATAAATCCGCACTGGCACGCGAATATGGCATCAGCCGACCTGTTCTATATGACTATCTGAATAACCGACAGGCAAAACTCAAGACCCCGCGTTATTCGAGTACCTGAACATAGTCAATGGACTGCTGGGTGGCTTCGTCGAAGTCACGGCCCCGTATCTTGTTAGCCATGAACAGACCGGGCCACAGCAGGTCAATGTGGCCACAGTCTGAACCCTTTTCCAGTCCGGCCACTTTTCTCTCGAAAGCGACCACACGGCGATGGTCAATGCAGTAGACGGCTAAAAACTCGTTTTAGAACTCTGGGCCTCAGCGTTTTCCTTTACTGCGTCAGCCCAACGCTCAGCAAACTGCGCGGCGCGGGTGTGGATTTCATTCCAGGTGAGCATCTACCAAGTATGCCCGCAGCAGCAGTAAGAGGCGCTTGGTTCAGTTCTGCTCAACGGCGCTTTGTGCAGTGACGCGAGGCTTCTTATTCGTACTTGCAAGCTTTTTGAGTATTGCCTGTATCCAGCGTCGAGCATCTATACCGCGGCCTAGTCGGTTATCATATTCAGCCAAAATGGCATACTGCTGCTCCACTATTTCCATTTTCTTAGGCAAGATATTGCCTCCGTATACATGTTCAATGCGGTAAGCCAAAGTTTCAGCGGCTCTTTGACTTCTCTCGTCGTATAACCAGCGGTCATCCTCGTATATTTCAAGTCGCACTTTAGTATTTTTCATTGCAGGGATAACTTCCCGCATTAATTCCCAATCGCTGGCATTTTCGAATTCTTTCCAGCTAATAGGGTGAAAGTGGTTTTTTATCTGTTCAGTGGTTTTCTCTGGCTCATTCAGTCGAAAAATACCCTCCTCATAGCCATAGTCTACCCATAACGGATACCCACTTGATACCTTGTCATCCTCATTAAGCATCTTTAAGGTATAAGGGTTAATCATCGGATTATAATACATCTCTTTCAATTGTTCAAGGGCTTTCTCTTGCTCTTCCGTCAGCTTTGTACCTTTTCTTTGCAGAGTGGTAAAAGACACAAGGGCACCATCAATACCTTTATGAGCGGTGCGTCCACTCTCGCCAATTTCCCACCAATTAAAATGAGGTGCACCTTTAAGACGCTTCTCAACTCTAAGTTTTATAAGCTCGCGGCTTATTTGTTGTTCGTAGGATTCTGCACCCATGATTGCCTCCTGTTATAACTTTTTTTGCTTCCGGTGTTAATCGGCAGCTTCGGCAAGGGTGG
The genomic region above belongs to Deinococcus radiophilus and contains:
- a CDS encoding PmeII family type II restriction endonuclease, with translation MAQETVWWARQRLGKLRGEMHDTMSVNPFLIPILYELHHADGFADLGSLLLAGHLMSGHNTGFGKLMDEKILPRVFGTQKLDAKFRRSTRPYEGSIFSDIDHIVNIDGKLYLVSLKAGRWTIQLGQAQNLNNSFKEIYARYGKDYDGIVVGIIYGRPDEMTDKYDIAVGIQRETSINHDLTTLDNFAVVKVGKDFWTWINGGEPQTQRWIMEGILKGLKDANVREEARELLANYVDAFNRSYQTHVSEDGSVNWYEILEKING
- a CDS encoding recombinase family protein; this translates as MTELEPPRKTRKTTPKEKAVLTPSSPLQRGQRVGYIRVSTTNQNTDRQLDGVELDRVFTDKASGKNADRDALKELLAYVREGDTVVVHSLDRLGRSLGDLLELVSQITGKGITVRFVQEDLVFSPDTNNPMSNLLLGVMGSFAQFERAVMLERQREGIQKAREQGRYQGRVLALSPDQVEELRTRAANGENKSALAREYGISRPVLYDYLNNRQAKLKTPRYSST